The stretch of DNA GCAGCTAAGGAGCCGACGCCCTCACTGGTGCTGGGCGGGGAGGCCGCTTTACTCTGAGGGAAGGGGCGGCCTTGGCAGGGGAGGGCGCGAGGGCCCAGGCCCTCAGGGAGGGGGCAGCTCGCCCGGGCCACGTGGTGCCGGCCCTCCGCTCTGGCCCGGCTGAGGTCCCAGGGGCTCGGGGTCGGGAGGGAAGGCGCGGAGCCAACACATCCCAAGGAGCCTTCGGGCAGGGGGACCTCGTGGCGGCCAGGCCCGGGTCCTGGCCGCAGCAGGGGTCGCATGGGCGCCGGGGCAGCGCCATCAGGAACTGCGTGAGGTCCCCGGGGCCACGTGTTGGCACCTGGAGGTCCCGCGGTCGCCCGCAGGTGAGGAGCGGAGACGCCCACCTGGGTGCCCTGGGCCGTGTGGCGGGCGGCGGGGCCGGGCACCCCTGCTCCCCCTCGGGCTCCGATCCGCTGAGGCCCTGAGTCCCGCTCACCGCCCGCCGGAAGAGGGGCGTGTCCTTCCCCGCCCCCGGGCGCGACCAATCAGCGCGCGCGGCTCATGAATAGTGAGCGCGCTGGCaccgccccgcccccgcctccCGCGGTGCCGCCCGCCCGCGCAGACCCCGAGCGCGGCCGCGGACGAAGATGGCGACCGCCATGTACTTGGAGCACTATCTGGACAGTAAGCGCGCCCCGCGGGCCCCGCGCCCGCCGCCCGCGCGGAGCCCCCCGTGCTGCAACCCCCCTCGCGCCGGACGCCGCATGCAGACCCCGTGGGCTCGGGAGGGCGGCGGCTGCGGCCGGCTGAGGCGCGTAGCGCGCGGACGGGGCGGGGCCGGGCCCGCTGGGGAGAGGAGGGCGCGGGGGGCGGGCTGCGGGGGTCCTGCCGGCTCGGCCGCGCCAATTCCAGGTGCGTCACGGCGGGGCGGGATCGGACGGCGTGGGGCGGGGCTTTGCGGGCTTGGCCACGCCCCCGCACGGACCACGCCCCTCAGACACCGCCTCATCTCCGCCCCTAActccggccccgcccccgcctaGACCACGCCCATCGGACCCCGCCTCATCTCCGCCCCCAGctccggccccgcccccgcccggccGGGTCCCGTCCAGTTTGGAGGTGGAGCCGGCTCCCTCTTCGGGGCTCCGGGCCTCGGGAACTCCAGGGTCTGGGTCCTCCCTGGCTGTTCTCCCATGTTCGCCGGTCTCCTGTGTGACCGCGGCTGGGGAGGGCGGTCGGGCCGCGGGGAGTCACTCCCCGGCTCTGGGGACTGCGCCGCGGAGGCGGGCAGGGCGGCGCCGAGTCGACCCCGGGGGCGGTGCTCTGTTATCAGATGGCAGCTGGTCGGCCCCCCCAGCGGCTGAGCGGATGGTGCTTTCCCTCAACTCATTTTACAGACCAGGGAAGGCCCAACGCGGCCGAGCAGCCTTCTCAGGGTCCCCCGCGCTTGGAGGGGCAGAGCCCATGCAGGACCCTTGACGTCGACCCGGGATGGGCACAGCTTTGGGGTCGCGGTGGTTGGGATTGTGCCGAATGACTCTGGAGGGCCCTTGTGGGGACGCTGCACTGGGGATCCTCACGGTCTGGCCACTCAGGTACCCGCCCAGGGGCTGAGACAGTGGCCAGTGAGCCGTGGCCTGGAGCTGGAGACCCCTGCCCTAGAGGGACGCCCGGTTCTGCCCATGTGCTCTGCGTCTTGTGGGGGGTTCCCTGGGTGCAAGAGTCAACGTAGGGCACATGCTGGAGGGGAGGCCTTCTCCATCTTGGTGCCGGCCCAGTGGGCTGGGCTCCCAAGGAGGGTTGACTGTGCGTGCCCCGGAGGCTGTGCGAGCCGGGAGGCTGTGCGGTTGTCCTCTAGGATGGCTGGGAAAACGCTGGTGCTGGAGGCATCAGATGCCTAAGATAGAGTTAGGCAGATGGGAGGGTGGCCCAGACTGCAGAGGGCACCCCCCTGAGCAGCCTGTGTCGGCTGTGCAGGGGGCGGAGGTTGGCCTGGTCTAGGGATAACAATGGGGAGAAAGCAGCACTGGGGTCCTCTTGGCAGACTGTTGGGGATGGCCGCACTAGCCACAGGGACTATTTAACTTGAAGTCAAATTAAAAACTCAGTTGCATTAGTCCTGTTTCCAGTGCTCATTAGTTCCGTATGGCCACAGCTTTCTTGGGCAGCTCAGAGAGAGAACgtttttttctattgaaatggagtctctgttgcccagactgaagagtgtgatctcagctcactgcaactgccgccttccaggttcaagcaattctcatgccttagcctccccagtagccaggactgtagctgtgtaccaccatgccaagctaagttttgtatttttagtagagacggtttcaccatgttggccaggccggtcttgaactgctgacctcaagtgattgcctgcctcggcctcccgaagtgctgggattacaggcatgagccgctgagCCCAGCCAAGAGAGAGAACATTTCTATCCTTGCATAAAGTCCCATGGGCAGCATGGCTACACTGCTCGACGCACTGGATTTCTGGGTAAAGTGGGGGAAGATCAAGGAGGACCCAGGGGATTTTCTCTTGAGCCTTGGAGGATGCTGCTCACTGAGGTGGGGTAGCCTGGAGGGTGGACCCTGGTGGAGGCTTTCCCCAGGCGACCTCCCCTACCTCTGCTGTGGGTTTCTAAGTTTCCTTCTGCCTTCTTTGATTTCTGACAGCTTCTGAAGTGTGTTAGCCTCTTGTCAGCACTATTTGGTACCTGAGTCTAAAAATGAAATCACAATCCTTCTGCTCTCCAAACCCTAACAGAAACAGAAGACAGAGTGGGCTTGTCAGTTTAGACTTCAGATATAAAACTTGGATCAGgcgcgctggctcatgcctgtaaacccagcactttgaatgactgaggcgtgtggatcacctgaggtcgggagttccagaccagcctgaccaacatggtgaaaccccatctctactaaaaatacaaaaattagctgtgtgtggtggctgtaatcccagctacttaggaggctgaggcatgagaattgcttgaacctaggaggtgtaggttgcagtgagccactgcattccagtccgggcaacaagagtgaaacactgtcttaaaagaaaagcgacaaaaagctctggagatgggTTTTTGTCCTGCTGCTGAAAGGTACATGGTTTCCGGGTTTTTGTGTTTCAGGCATCGAGAACCTTCCCTGTGAACTTCAGAGGAACTTCCAGCTGATGCGAGAGCTGGACCAGAGGACGGAAGGTGGGTTCTGACAGCTGGGAGTGAGGAGCTCCTGAAGGCCGGGGGCAGAGGGTTTTGAGGGGACCCAGGTTAGCGGGGCGGCGGCTGAGCCCTTGCAGCCGGTGTGAGACTTCATAGCCACGTTTAGTTTCTTGGTTTCTTACACATCTTCATATCATGTTTTCATAACTACCACCCTTTCCAATGAAATAGttattgccttttcttcttttaaaagttttccatTTTCAAAGTGCGTGCATCGTTTTAAAGGTTTCGTAGTACTTTCTGGCCTTTTGATATCTAACTCCCTGTTTCTAAACAAcatgtttttgttgctgtttcttaGTTTATCTGTCGTCAGTTTTAGACTTTGTTCGGCCGTATATGGCCCATGCAGTCGGACTCTCCAGTGTCCCCCCGCAGCTCACAGGCATACGCTTTGCTCCCCAATCTTCTGGCAGTTAGAATTTGTGGTGGGACCAGTGATGGGCCTTCCACCCGGCAGCTGTGTCGGTGCTTCAGTGATGGGCCTTCCACCGGCAGCTGTGTAGGTTCTTCAGTGATGGGCCTTCCACCGGCAGCTGTGTAGGTGCTTCAGTGATGGGCCTTCCACCGGCAGCTGTGTAGGTGCTTCAGTGATGGGCCTTCCTCCCGGCAGCTGTGTAGGTGCTTCAGCATTGCGCCATGCCGCCTGCTGTGCAAGTGACCCCTTTTGAATCATTTTGCATATTTCTTGGAGTTACTCATTGCCTCGTTTGTTGGCTTTGTTTTCTGTGTTCCACCCTGGCCTCCCCGCCTGCTTTTCGGTGTGGTCTGTCGGGCTGTGTACCGGCAGCTCCCCGCCTGCTTTTCCGTACGGTCTGTCGGGCTGTCTACCCGGCAGCTCCCCGCCTGCTTTTCCGTACGGTCTGTCGGGCTGTCTACCCGGCAGCTCCCCGCCTGCTTTTCTGTACGGTCTGTCGGGCTGTCTACCCGGCAGCTCCCCGCCTGCTCTTCCGTGTGGCCTGTCGGGCTGTCTACCCGGCAGCTCCCCGCCTGCTCTTCCGTGTGGCCTGTCGGGCTGTCTACCCGGCAGCTCCCCGCCTGCTCTTCCGTGTGGCCTGTCGGGCTGTCTACCCGGCAGCTCCCCGCCTGCTCTTCCGTACGGTCTGTCGGGCTGTCTACCCGGCAGCTCCCCGCCTGCTCTTCCGTACGGTCTGTCGGGCTGTCTACCCGGCAGCTCCCCGCCTGCTTTTCCGTACGGTCTGTCGGGCTGTCTACCCGGCAGCTCCCCGCCTGCTTTTCTGTACGGTCTGTCGGGCTGTCTACCCGGCAGCTCCCCGCCTGCTCTTCCGTGTGGCCTGTCGGGCTGTCTACCCGGCAGCTCCCCGCCTGCTCTTCCGTACGGTCTGTCGGGCTGTCTACCCGGCAGCTCCCCGCCTGCTCTTCCGTGTGGCCTGTCGGGCTGTCTACCCGGCAGCTCCCCGCCTGCTCTTCCGTACGGTCTGTCGGGCTGTCTACCCGGCAGCTCCCCGCCTGCTCTTCCGTGTGGCCTGTCAGGCTGTCTACCCGGCAGCTCCCCGCCTGCTCTTCCGTGTGGCCTGTCAGGCTGTCTACCCGGCAGCTCCCCGCCTGCTCTTCCGTGTGGCCTGTCAGGCTGTCTACCCGGCAGCTCCCCGCCTGCTCTTCCGTGTGGCCTGTCGGGCTGTCTACCCGGCAGCTCCCCGCCTGCTCTTCCGTGTGGCCTGTCGGGCTGTCTACCCGGCAGCTCCCCGCCTGCTCTTCCGTGTGGCCTGTCGGGCTGTCTACCCGGCAGCTCCCCGCCTGCTCTTCCGTGTGGCCTGTCGGGCTGTCTACCCGGCAGCTCCCCGCCTGCTCTTCCGTGTGGCCTGTCGGGCTGTCTACCCGGCAGCTCCCCGCCTGCTCTTCCGTGTGGCCTGTCGGGCTGTCTACCCGGCAGCTCCCCGCCTGCTCTTCCGTGTGGCCTGTCGGGCTGTCTACCGGCAGCTCCCCGCCTGCTCTTCCGTGTGGCCTGTCGGGCTGTCTACCCGGCAGCTCCCCGCCTGCTCTTCCGTGTGGCCTGTCGGGCTGTCTACCGGCAGCTCCCCGCCTGCTCTTCCGTGTGGCCTGTCGGGCTGTCTACCGGCAGCTCCCCGCCTGCTCTTCCGTACGGTCTGTCGGGCTGTCTACCCGGCAGCTCCCCGCCTGCTCTTCCGTACGGTCTGTCGGGCTGTCTACCCGGCAGCTCCATGCGTGCTCTTCCGTACGGTCTGTCGGGCTGTCTACCCGGCAGCTCCCCGCCTGCTCTTCCGTGTGGCCTGTCGGGCTGTCTACCCGGCAGCTCCCCGCCTGCTCTTCCGTGTGGCCTGTCGGGCTGTCTACCCGGCAGCTCCCCGCCTGCTCTTCCGTGTGGCCTGTCGGGCTGTCTACCCGGCAGCTCCCCGCCTGCTTTTCTGTACGGTCTGTCGGGCTGTCTACCCGGCAGCTCCCCGCCTGCTCTTCCGTGTGGCCTGTCGGGCTGTCTACCCGGCAGCTCCCCGCCTGCTCTTCCGTACGGTCTGTCGGGCTGTCTACCCGGCAGCTCCCCGCCTGCTCTTCCGTGTGGCCTGTCAGGCTGTCTACCCGGCAGCTCCCCGCCTGCTCTTCCGTGTGGCCTGTCGGGCTGTCTACCCGGCAGCTCCCCGCCTGCTCTTCCGTGTGGCCTGTCGGGCTGTCTACCCGGCAGCTCCCCGCCTGCTTTTCTGTACGGTCTGTCGGGCTGTCTACCCGGCAGCTCCCCGCCTGCTCTTCCGTGTGGCCTGTCGGGCTGTCTACCCGGCAGCTCCCCGCCTGCTCTTCCGTACGGTCTGTCGGGCTGTCTACCCGGCAGCTCCCCGCCTGCTCTTCCGTGTGGCCTGTCGGGCTGTCTACCGGCAGCTCCCCGCCTGCTCTTCCGTGTGGCCTGTCGGGCTGTCTACCGGCAGCTCCCCGCCTGCTCTTCCGTGTGGCCTGTCGGGCTGTCTACCCGGCAGCTCCCCGCCTGCTCTTCCGTGTGGCCTGTCGGGCTGTCTACCGGCAGCTCCCCGCCTGCTCTTCCGTGTGGCCTGTCGGGCTGTCTACCCGGCAGCTCCCCGCCTGCTCTTCCGTACGGTCTGTCGGGCTGTCTACCCGGCAGCTCCCCGCCTGCTCTTCCGTGTGGCCTGTCGGGCTGTCTACCCGGCAGCTCCCCGCCTGCTCTTCCGTGTGGCCTGTCGGGCTGTCTACCCGGCAGCTCCCCGCCTGCTCTTCCGTACGGTCTGTCGGGCTGTCTACCCGGCAGCTCCCCGCCTGCTCTTCCGTACGGTCTGTCGGGCTGTCTACCCGGCAGCTCCCCGCCTGCTCTTCCGTACGGTCTGTCGGGCTGTCTACCCGGCAGCTCCCCGCCTGCTCTTCCGTGTGGCCTGTCGGGCTGTCTACCGGCAGCTCCCCGCCTGCTCTTCCGTGTGGCCTGTCGGGCTGTCTACCCGGCAGCTCCCCGCCTGCTCTTCCGTGTGGCCTGTCGGGCTGTCTACCCGGCAGCTCCCCGCCTGCTCTTCCGTACGGTCTGTCGGGCTGTCTACCCGGCAGCTCCCCGCCTGCTCTTCCGTACGGTCTGTCGGGCTGTCTACCCGGCAGCTCCCCGCCTGCTCTTCCGTACGGTCTGTCGGGCTGTCTACCCGGCAGCTCCCTGCCTGCTCTTCCGTGTGGCCTGTCGGGCTGTCTACCGGCAGCTCCCCGCCTGCTCTTCCGTGTGGCCTGTCGGGCTGTCTACCCGGCAGCTCCCCGCCTGCTCTTCCGTACGGTCTGTCGGGCTGTCTACCCGGCAGCTCCCCGCCTGCTCTTCCGTGTGGCCTGTCGGGCTGTCTACCCGGCAGCTCCCCGCCTGCTCTTCCGTACGGTCTGTCGGGCTGTCTACCGGCAGCTCCCCGCCTGCTCTTCCGTGTGGCCTGTCGGGCTGTCTACCCGGCAGCTCCCCGCCTGCTCTTCCGTGTGGCCTGTCAGGCTGTCTACCCGACAGCTCCCCGCCTGCTCTTCCGTGTGGCCTGTCAGGCTGTCTACCGGCAGCTCCCCGCCTGCTCTTCCGTGTGGCCTGTCAGGCTGTCTACCCGGCAGCTCCCCGCCTGCTCTTCCGTGTGGCCTGTCAGGCTGTCTACCGGCAGCTCCCCGCCTGCTCTTCCGTGTGGCCTGTTGGGCTGTCTACCGGCAGCTCCCCGCCTGCTCTTCCGTGTGGCCTGTCAGGCTGTCTACCGGCAGCTCCCCGCCTGCTCTTCCGTGTGGCCTGTTGGGCTGTCTACCGGCAGCTCCCCGCCTGCTCTTCCGTACGGTCTGTCGGGCTGTCTACCCGGCAGCTCCCCGCCTGCTCTTCCGTGTGGCCTGTCGGGCTGTCTACCCGGCAGCTCCCCGCCTGCTCTTCCGTGTGGCCTGTTGGGCTGTCTACCGGCAGCTCCCCGCCTGCTCTTCCGTACGGTCTGTCGGGCTGTCTACCGGCAGCTCCCCACCTGCTCTTCCGTACGGTCTGTCGGGCTGTCTACCCGGCAGCTCCCCGCCTGCTTTTCCGTACGGTCTGTTGGGCTGTCTACCGGCAGCTCCCCGCCTGCTCTTCCGTACGGTCTGTCGGGCTGTCTACCCGGCAGCTCCCCGCCTGCTCTTCCGTGTGGCCTGTTGGGCTGTCTACCCGGCAGCTCCCCGCCTGCTCTTCCGTGTGGCCTGTCGGGCTGTCTACCCGGCAGCTCCCCGCCTGCTCTTCCGTGTGGCCTGTCGGGCTGTCTACCCGGCAGCTCCATGCGTGCTCTTCCGTACGGTCTGTCGGGCTGTCTACCCGGCAGCTCCCCGCCTGCTCTTCCGTGTGGCCTGTCAGGCTGTCTACCCGGCAGCTCCCCGCCTGCTCTTCCGTGTGGCCTGTCAGGCTGTCTACCCGGCAGCTCCCCGCCTGCTCTTCCGTGTGGCCTGTCAGGCTGTCTACCCGGCAGCTCTGTGCGTGCTTTCTTTCCTTGGAGCCCTGTGTCTTGGAGGCCATGGTCCTGATTGTTTCTAGACCTGCACAGTTGTTAGCCTGGGTTTTCTTGGGATCTCCTTTCACCCCTCTTCAATGTGGGACCCTCTTCGCTGAATcttaaatgtctccttttttttttaatcccagcaGGCATGGGaaggtcttttttttgtttgtttctttttttttgagacaaagtctcgctcagttgcccattctagagtgcagtggcaggatctcagctcactgcagcctcggcctcccaggttcaagcgatttctctgcctcaacctcctgagtagctggaatttcaggtgcgtgcaaccacacccaactgattttcgtattattagtagagacagggtttcaccctcttggtcaggctggtcttgaactcctaaccttgtgatccacctgcactggcctcccaaagtgctgggattacaggcatgagccaccgcactcggcctaatttttgtatttttcagtagcgacagagtttcaccatgttggccagcttggtcttcaactcctgacctcaggtgatccccctgccttggcctgccaaagtgctgggattataggtgtgaaccactgtgcctggcctaacatTGTTTTATTCATTATGCTGGGCACATGTTTTTGACTTAGGTACAGCATCTTGACTAGGGAATATAgagaattattttattgtgaaaCGTAACATATAAGAAATAAGTGTGCAACGTTTATAGATTCCTTAACAAATATTACCAGATGAACCGCTCTGTTTTCTGCTGCCGAGATGGAGAAATCAAGCCCTTTAGCACCGGACGGCCTTCGTGACCCTCCTAGTCATGACACCCATCCCCAACCAAGGGCATCAGAGTTTGGTCACAGTCACCTTCCACCTTCAGTAGTTTTCTTACCTctctatttaataattttttaaaattaaaaataattaattttttaatatataaagacggggtttcaccatactgaccagcgtggtcttgaactcctgacctcaggtgatccactcgccttggcctcccaaagtgctgggattacaggcatgagcccctgcgcccggccTTTCTTACCTCTCTAAACTGAAGAGCCAAGAGTTGTGTCTGTTTCTGCCCTTAGCATTAATGGAATCGTGCAGTCTATTTTCCTCTGTTTCTTGCTGTTTTTGCCCCGTGTCATCTGGGGGGGGTGTTCCGTGTTGCTCTGGGTAGCTAGAGTTagccctttttgtttttgtgttttttttgagatggagtttcgctcttgttacccaggctggagtgcaatggtgcgatctcggctcacctcaacctccacctcctgggttcaagcaattctcctacctcagcctcccgagtagctgggactataggcacgcaccaccatgcccagctaattttttgtatttttagtagagacggggtttcaccttgttgaccaggatggtcttgatctcttgaccttgtgatccacctgcctcggcctcccaaagtgctgggattacaggcgtgagccaccgcgcctggcctggagttagctctttttgttgctgGGTAGCACTCCGTTGTCTGAAGGGTCCACAGcttatttctccattttactgaggattggacatttgggttgttttctgttttctgctctcATGAATGTCTTCTCCTGTGTATTTCTTTAGGTTACGTAAGATTTCTTTAGGGTAGTTAAGAGGAGTATATTCTTTCTGACTGCcctaccagaaaaaaagaaaacaaaagagtaaTATGCCAGCTCATAGGAAAGGTGACCACATAATTACTCACTCAGGATGTTTGAGAGTCAGAGAGGGCACTGTGAGCACTTGCTGCATAATGGTCAGAACTGGGCCTGCCCTGGGCACGCTGCCCTGCCATAGAGTCTGCACATCCACACAACGCAAGACCACAGAACAGTCCTGCCCACTTGCGCTCCCACCAGCACAGTGTGAGTTCACATCCGCCCGCATCTCTGCCACAACTCGGTGTTGGCTGACTTTGGTTGTTGGCGGTCTGGTGAGCACATCATGGTGTCTAGTGCAGGCCTAGCTTTTCCCCCATTTCTCCATCAGATAAGAAAGCAGAGATAGACATCCTGGCTGCAGAGTACATCTCCACAGTGAAGACGTTGTCTCCAGACCAGCGCGTAGAGCGCCTGCAGAAGATCCAGAACGCCTACAGCAAGTGCAAGGAATACAGCGATGACAAAGTGCAGCTGGCCATGCAGACCTATGAGATGGTGAGGGTGGGGCCCAGGGCCATGCAGACCTATGAGGTGGTGAGGGTGGGGCCCGGGGCCATGCAGACCTATGAGGTGGTGAGGGCGGGGCCCGGGGGCCGTGCAGACCTATGAGGTGGTGAGGGCGGGGCCCGGAGGCCATGCAGACCTATGAGATGGTGAGGGCGGGGCCCGGGGCCATGCAGACCTATGAGGTGGTGAGGGCGGGGCCCGGGGGCCATGCAGACCTATGAGGTGGTGAGGGCGGGGCCCGGGGGGCCATGCAGACCTATGAGATGGTGAGGGCGGGGCCCGGGGCCATGCAGACCTATGAGATGGTGAGGGCGGGGCCCGGGGGCCATGCAGACCTATGAGGTGGTGAGGGCGGGGCCCGGGGGCCATGCAGACCTATGAGATGGTGAGGGCGGGGCCCAGGGCCATGCAGACCTATGAGGTGGTGAGGGCGGGGCCCGGGGGCCATGCAGACCTATGAGGTGGTGAGGGCGGGGCCCGGGGCCATGCAGACCTATGAGATGGTGAGGGCGGGGCCCGGGGGCCATGCTGACCTGCGACATGGTGAGGGCGGGGCGCGGGGGCCATGCAGACCTGCAACATGGTGAGGGCGGGGCCCCGGGGCCATGCAGACCTGCGACATGGTGAGGGCGGGGCCCGGGGGCCATGCAGACCTGCGACATGGTGAGGGCGGGGCCCGGGGGCCATGCAGACCTGCGACATGGTGAGGGCGGGGCCCGGGGGCCATGCAGACCTGCGACATGGTGAGGGCGGGGCCCCGGGGCCATGCAGACCTGCGACATGGTGAGGGCGGGGCCCCGGAGCCATGCAGACCTGCGAGATGGTGAGGGTCGGTCAGGGGCCACGGCTCTTCCTCCAACCTCTATTCCTGCCTCTCCTGCAACAAAGTGGAAAAGCTGCCCAGAAATGGGCATAGCCAAGTGGAAGTCTGGCTTTGGTAGACTGACGCTGCTGGAGAAACTACGGACTGGGGAATACACTTCATGTGGGACCATTcctgtgttgttgtttttttttttctgggccttTTTGTTTGTGTATGTGCTCAGAggaaccatttttttttgagacagtcttgctctgccaggctggagtgcagtggtatgatctctgctcagtgcaacctctgcatcctgggctcaagcaattctcatgcctcagcctcccgagtagctggcattataggcatatagttccatgcccagctaatttttgtatttttagaagagacagggtttcaccctgttgaccaggctggtctcaaactcctgactgatccgcccacctcagcctctcaaagtgctggattacaagcatgagccactgtgcccagccttcaagTGGccatatttattattgttattttgagacgtactttttactcttgttgcccaggctggagtgcaatggcacgatctttactcactgcaacctcctcctcccaggctgaagcgattcttctgcctcagcatcccaagtagctgggattacagtcatgcaccactaCCAACaggctagtttttgaatttttaatagatggagtttcagtatgttggacaggctggtctcgaactcctagcctcaaatgatccacctgccgtggcctcccagagtgctggtactataggtgtgagctaccacacctggccaaaattttgtttttttagtagagacaggattttatcatgttggtcaagctggtcttgaactcctgacctcaggtgatctgcctgcctccacctcccacagcgttgggattacaggtgtgagccgctgcgcctggcctctAGGTGACCGTATTTTAAGGTAAGATTCAGTGTTGGATGTCCAGCCCTTGTTCCACCACGTTTCATAACACTTCTCATTCTTGCCTACACTCACGTCTTTTCCTTAAATGGGATTTATTCCATCGCAGTTTCAAAATATACAGAAAGAGCACAAGACCCTTGGATGGACTTTGAAGGAGTGGGCCTTGTTCATCGAAGACTCAGGGAAACTGTGAGCCTGGTGGATACTCCACGTTCGCGGTTTCCGAGGCGTCCTGCTTTTACTCTAAAATGAGACTGTGCGTGTCCTTTTGTAGGTGGATAAACACATTCGAAGGCTTGATGCAGACCTGGCACGCTTTGAGGCCGACCTGAAGGACAAGATGGAGGGCAGTGACTTTGAAGGCTCCGGAGGGCGAGGACTAAAAAGCAAGTCTGTTCATTTTTTCTCTATTACTGTTAACTGTGGAGTTGTGGAGTTTTGTCACTGTGGCGAGTCACTAACTTACGATCGCGATGGTAAGTATCATATTTGGGTAAACCTTGtcttgcaggctgggcacagcggctcatgcttgtaaccccagcactttgggaagccgggacaggaggattgcttgaggccaggagttcaagaccaacctgggcaacatagcgagacctcatctctacgaaaagtttaaaaattagccgggtgtggtggtgcacacctgtggtcccagctactcgggaggctgaggtgggtggatcgctttagcctgggaggtcagtcaatgctgtagtgagctatgattgctccattgcattccagtcagcctgggagacaaagctggaccccatcttaaaaacaaaacacaaaacgtGTCTTGCTTTAGCGAATTCTATAAAAGTAATTTGCATCTTATTTTTCAGAAGGCCGgggtcagaaagaaaaaagagcatcccggggccgaggcaggaggacatCAGAGGAAGACAcaccaaagaaaaagaagcataaaGGAGGGTAAGAGGCCTTCCCCTCTTTTTCCCAAGAGAGCAAATACCAATATCCTGTATCCCTGATGTAGAAACACTGATGGACGCTGACCCCTGAGTGAATGCACACTGCGTGCTGGGTGGTGTTCTGATTCTTACCGCTGCGTGCCTGTTGTCAGCCCCTCCTCGCAGCAGCCTTGGAGGGAGTGCCATCGTCAGGGCCATTTTCAGTGTCACAGGGACCTGGTGAGGCTTGAGAGCTGCTGTGGTGTGGACGGGCCTGCACCCGGAGTCTGACTGCAGCACCTGTCTCCTCTTAGCCATGGTGTATGCTTGCCCCGCTAGGGACAGGAGGGTGGGGAGCGTGCTGACGACAGGCCAATCGAAAACACTCTTTTAGTAGCTAGGTTTTTGTGTATCTGTCAGTTATTTTCTGTATCAGTATGTAGTTCCTTCATGCATATTCATTGTTAAATTATGTGGCCACATTTGTTA from Callithrix jacchus isolate 240 chromosome 6, calJac240_pri, whole genome shotgun sequence encodes:
- the ING5 gene encoding inhibitor of growth protein 5 isoform X1 yields the protein MPAHRKGDHIITHSGCLRVREGTVSTCCIMVRTGPALGTLPCHRVCTSTQRKTTEQSCPLALPPAQYKKAEIDILAAEYISTVKTLSPDQRVERLQKIQNAYSKCKEYSDDKVQLAMQTYEMVDKHIRRLDADLARFEADLKDKMEGSDFEGSGGRGLKSKSVHFFSITVNCGVVEFCHCGESLTYDRDEGRGQKEKRASRGRGRRTSEEDTPKKKKHKGGSEFTDAILSVHPSDVLDMPVDPNEPTYCLCHQVSYGEMIGCDNPDCPIEWFHFACVDLTTKPKGKWFCPRCVQEKRKKK